The genomic region agaaaaatggaaagtaaggtagtgcagaaaaactgagaggcaggtccggatatttggagggtatattacagctgtacaagacattggtgaggtcacaTTAGGAACTGTGTACCATTTTAGTCACCCTGTTTAGGAAAGATGCTATTAAGCTGGGGAAGAGTataggaggtttacaaggatactgCTGGGACTCCCAAGTTATGGAGAGAGACAGAACCTTGGAACATGGGAGACTGGGGGGCAATCTTCCAGAGGTGTGTACAAGACCACAAGGGGCACTGATAGGATGAAGGTGTACAGTCTTTTTTCCCCCACAAGGTTAAGGAATCAAGGTTTAAGAGGGTAGAGGGGAGAGAATTAATAGGAAACAGAGGGGAAAATTCTCcacctagagagtggtgggtatatggaacaaagTGCTGGAATTAAAGacccttggacaggtacatggatagggaaggtttagtGGGAtaggggccaaatgcaggcaaatgcaacaagcttagaccataagacactggaAGAGAACTAGGCCAATACTTAAAAGTTGCTTAGAGAGGTAAATGGATTAGAAAAGTTTAGAGAGGTATGTGCTAAACATGGGCAAATGAGACCAACTCAGACTGGAATCTTAGTCAGCTCGGATGAGTTTGTGCTGTCTGACAATATCAGTTCTATTTACTGTGGGCTCCTTTATTGGCCTGACATGATGGGGCTTTGGGTGAATGACCCAAGGGCATTTTGGTGCCCCCTGGTGCTGTTGTTGAGCACCAATCACCATGAAGAGCTCGGACAGGAGATggaagagatttaccaagatCTTGATCTTTCTCCCTCTAAGCAGTGGAAGGAGCAGAGTCCTTGATTATTTCTAAGACAGTGGGAGATCTCTTCTCACTAAGCGAGGCAGTGAAAGGTCAGCAGGTTTAGGTGGAATCAAGGTTACAGCAGAAACAACCAATTCGAATGTACAGGATTGTAAGTAGCCGCAGAGAGCAATGGACTCAGCCTCACACGTTATGGGGCACatttctccccaccatcagtagtaTCCACAGGAGGCACTGTATCAAGAAGGCAATGTCAAAGATTCCccccatctgggccatgccatcttctcacagcaaccattgggcaggaggtacagtagcctgaagtcccacatcagtAAGTTCAGaaacagctgcttcccttcaaccatttgatctggaaccaaccagcacaaccctaatcactgcctcagtttagcaacaccatgatcactttgcactacaatggactttgttttttgttttaattatgttctttcttgtaaaaaaaagtgtataatttatgtttcatTTATGCTTTTGTTTTGAACGGCTTTTACTCTGATGTTCTGTGGCTGTGATGTTGTAAGTTTACAGGGCACTTGTGcatctgataataaatttgactttgaatggaacacagaagagtacagcacaggaacacgcccttcagcccacaaaattgTACCAAACTAGTTAAactagtaatcaaatgcccaaaCTAAACTAAACCCTTCAGCCATGGTCCACGTCCCTCTGCTCAcaatcatgtacctatctaagaatctcttacaCACCTCCACCGAAtttacctccaccaccacctctgcaagtacattccaggcacccagcactctgtgttaaacagctctcccccccccccccccaacattaaATGTCTTCTGGTATTTGATATTTTGACACTGGGAAGAGATACCATCTGTATCTCTGCTTCTcagaattttataaacctcaaacagatctctcctcagctcccaccactctggagaaaacaaccgaagtttgtccaacctctcgttaaaCTCATTCCCTCTAATTCAGGCACCATCCTGGTGAacaacttctgcaccctctccaaagcctccacattctttACATTAggtttttattctttggagcatagaaggttgagggggacttgatagaggcgtttaaaattatgagggggattgatagagttgacgtggataggctttttccattgagaatgggggagattcaaacaagaggacatgagttgagagttaaagggcaaaaatttaggggtaacatgagggggaacttctttactcaagagagtggtagctgtgtggaacgagcttgcagcagaagtggctgaggcaggttcgatattgtcattataaagttaaattggatagatatatggacaggaaaggaatggagggttatgtgctgagtgcaggtctgtgggactaggtgagagtaagagttcggcatggactagaagggccgagatggcctgtttccatgccgtaattgttatatgattatattcTTCCTGAgacgaggcaaccagaactgtatgcaagacTCCAGATCcagccgaaccagagttttataaagctgcaacataactggCCTGCTAATGCAAGGTCCTGCAATTCTGGTGATCGTGTTTCGATCCTGATCTATGCCTGTATCTGCACACGTATGAAGTTTGTGTTTTCTCCCTGCAGAGCCCCAGGGTTTCTCCTGGATTTACCCACACACCCCACAACACAATGGTGTGTGGCGTGAGTGGGTTGATCGGCCGCTGTGAATCTTtcccgggtggggggggggaaggatgaATGGGGATCAGTGTAAATGGTGGTTCCTTGAggctgttatagccaggggtgataatgGGGAAAAGCTCCGCTACCCATTAAAGGCAAGCATCTCAAATAgactctgacaactaagtccaactccttcctgaccttcatgtgtggtttagctactaagcccggcagaaccgtTCCTACTGATAGGAGGGGTTGGGGGGAGAGGTGggtttactggcaccttaaaacctgtTGTTTTGGCAGATGGGGCTtgccagctgtggttggcagctcatcgagaagaaaagctctgatctcaaatctccgctGTCTTGCAGCAaaatccactcatggggaaggctttgggaggaaaaaaaaaatccacagctAGTTCCCTAAGGCAAGTCTTGTGTTGAGTTCATCaccgactggcaactcctgcaatgccgctGGTGCCAAGCCTGTGGATTCAGCTGCTACCTGGAGAGTGGGAGCCTACTGTACGGggagcagcttgctctccatatcgtactgccctgccCTGGGTATCATATAGGCACCTAGGACGCTGCattcatggtcgaccctgacctcCATGTAATTGTTGTTGGAAGGTCAGCATCAACTCAGTGGggcgaatggcctattcctgtacGGTACTGCTAAGCGCTGATAATATCTACTAACATGGGTAAGTtcttgtgggttagtgttgcactgtgggctgaatggcctgtttccaagctgtctctctctctctctctctctctgactacaATTGGAGACAAATAAACACCAGGACTGAACAATGGTGGCCATTGTGCACAGGGAGTGAAGGGGAAAGGTTGCTATATGGGCACTGGAGACAGTCCAAACTTCTTAATCCCATCCAACACAACACATGACATAGAGATGGGTGAGGCACAAGTTTCGTTCCTTCCTGAATCAGTAGGGCCATTTGTTCCCCAGTTTGGATGTACAATTCAATAATTCAATCGATTAAATAAGTAGACCACCCAGTAACAGTGTTCCATGAAGTTACAGCATAGGGTAGCtcgagggggtggggagagaataGGAAGCGAGTCAGatcggagagggtgcagaatgGTCTGAAGGTTCCTGTCCACACTATACCCCGATTTCTCAGGACAAACAGTGGAGACAAGAGAGACTGAGATTAGGATGGGGCTGTGGGATCGGTttggtctgtggggagagagcaggggtgtgggattagtttggagattGACGGGGCTGTGGGGATACAGCGGGACAGTCAGATTAGTTTGGTATTGAtatagggctgtggggagagagtggggcagtgggattagttttgggactgacgcagggctgtggggagataaTCTATCTGCTGTTGCTCTGTCCACTTTTCGCAGCTGTTATAACcttagacaaccttcttcacCACACATCAATTCTGGTTCACCTTCAAATTTACTAACCACGCCAAATCGTTAATACAGCTGTCCAACGTTGAacccaatccctgcagcacaccactggtcactgcctcCAGTCCGAAAACAAATCCTCCACTCCCTGTcccgacaaagggtcttggcctgaagcgacggctgttcattcccctccacatACAGTATGCtgtcagcaatttgtgtgtgctgttccTCCATTCCCACCAAGCTAATTGTGCATGCAATTTGTCATCTCACTCTGGAGCCTTCTCAAAACCAGGCTCCCATGCAAGACCTTGTCAAACACTTTGCTGATGACCACATAAACAACATCTACCaccttcaagttcaaagtaatttttattatcaaagttcttgcttcatgtttcatctttaattttatgacttttggagatcagttcatctactcacttaactattcacagtaacagaaattttgaccaggggtgcccaaacttttgcatgccagtgTATATGTCACCAATACAACCAAGAGAtttatttccttgtgggcatgctcaacaaatctatagagtaataaccataacagaatcaatgaaagactgcccaacttgggcattccaccagagtgcaaaaggcaacaCGCCACAAACACGAAAAGAAAGAACTAATATTAATGTataaataagtattgagaacatgagatgaagagtccttgaaagtgagtccattggttgtgggagcatttcaatgatggggctatCTTCTTTGGGTcaagttgaggggtagtaactgtttctgaactgtCTGATGAgaatcctgaggcttctgtatcttcttcatgatggcagcagtgagagagcgtgacctgggtgggggtccctgatgatggctgctgctttcctgcagcgcTCCGTATagaagtgctcagtggtggagagggctttatacATGATGGACTAAgccgtatccactatttttggtaggattttctgctcaaggacaatggtgtttccataccaggctgtgatgcagccagtcaatatactctccactacaaatTTAtaaaagtttgacaaagttttagatgtcatgccttaTCTCCGCAAGCTCCTCAGGAGGTAGAGGTGTTTTCTTCGTAATAATCCTGATCAATCTTCTTGATCACCTCTTCAAATATACTCAGGATTTCCTGAGACCCGATTTCCCATTGCTCCGAATCAGACTGTCCTTTTCAAATGCTGGCAGACCCTGTCTCTCAGAATCATcccctccagtaactttcccactactgatgactGGCAATCATtcttaaatgaaagcacattaTTTATCTTAGAGAGCGTGTGGAACAGACCTACTGGcgcttcgagctgcaccacccagcaatccacatatttaaccctagtctaaccacaggactatttacaatgaccaattaacttattgACTGGTCCATCTtttgacagtgggaggaaaccggagaactcAGAGGAAATCCACGAGCACACGGGAAGAACTGCGCAAACTTGCTTACAGACAGTCCCAGAACTGAATGCTGACACTCCCAGCATCGCACCTACCCCTATGTTACCGTGGAGCCCTAAATCCACTCTCGAGACATTCGGTACCTCACCAGTTGCTAAAGACAGAAATATCTCTGCCAGAGTACCAGCAATCTCTCACATCGCTTCCATCGTGTCCTCGGATAAATGGTcaagccctgaggatttatctacCCTCACAACACTTAAACCCATGTCTCTTTTAAACATTGATGTAACTACTCTTGCTGGAATTCCATGTGCTTCTCCAATGTAAATACGGATGAGAAGAGTAGTTTTAAAAACTCTTTCCTGTGACCACGCACACTGACTGATCTTTAATAGGATTGCCCTTCTCTGAAAAAATTTATAGATTCCCCTCTAACTTACCCGACAGAGAGAGGGagcaagttgggggggggggtgcaggagggagggaacAAGAGAGAGCGACACGAGGGGAGGGCGGAGGGCGACTAGAGAGGGGCTGTGGGGACGTCAGAGGGCAGAGGGACGTGAGAGcgtggggggaggaggaaggggcgCAACAGAGCAAGGGGGGTATGCAATggaaaatggtggggggggggagcggagAACAGGACAGTGGCAAAACAAAATTAGTGCAATTTTATGATATAGGCCACACAGGAAACGCGGTTGAGATCCAGCACATTAGCACAAGACTGCACGTGGTCCAGAAGTGGGATGTGGCGTCCACTTGTATTCCTTGGTCCAGCCTCACCATGGGCTGGGAACGGGAAGCAGCCTTCCCAAGCCCTCCTCCTCACACagggccctacactcctccccatctctgtgaataCCTCTGGCCCCTAcgtccctcctcatctctctgaCCCCACCTACCCCAACACCCATTCCAGTCTCTGTGACCCATACCAGACCCTACAACTCCTCTCCGCCTGTGACCCACTCatgcccctacaccccctcccaaGCTCTGTGACCACCTCCACCCCCTacccccttccccatctctgtgacccccaccCATCTGGCCCCcaaacccctcccagtctctgtaaacacCTTCAAGCCCTGCACCCGGCTTGCCGTCTGCCACCCAGCCATGGATCACTGGATTTTGTAGCTTCTGATGTGTGCGAGGGGATTTGATTCAATCGTCGAGGAACAGAGCTGGTGAGGGGTATGTGCTGCTGATGCCTGGCTCCCGGCAATGGGACTAGAATCACCACAGCGCCACTCCTTTGTAACTGTGAACAACTTAACATCTTTATTAAGGAAACAATTTCTTAAATAAAAAAGTGCATAGAAAAGAAGGGAGTTTTAGAAATATCTGTACAGGTATGTACAActtagaggatttttttttacacaaagttaGAGCAGGttattttctcccccccccccccaccccgattcTTAAACTAGAGGGAATTAAACAATTGGGACACTGGGGCAGATGAGGTCTCCCATCGAACCTGGGTCCGGTCACACACAGGGTTTGGTCTGACGCCCCGTGCCTCTTTGTGTGAACGCCCATGACTGCTGCCAAAGTGGGGAGGGGGCGACGGTTGGGAGTATGAGGGACAGGCTGAGGTTTGGAAGTGTGCGGGAAGGGCCGATGTGCTCTCTCCCCAACTCTGCGGGATGGTGGGGCACTGGACCGCAGCTATCCAGATTACAGAGACCCCAGGAGGGGTTATCAACAGTTTGCTGAGCAAAGGGAATGGTGGGGAGCCCcttagtgtgtggaggggggagggtgcagaggaggataTGCCCAGCATTGGTTACAAAGTGGAGGTTATGTCCCCTGTCCCttcaacttagaagaaagaaagGGGTAAGGGAGCGAACAGGGAATGAGGGGGcatgggaggaggagggtgaggagATGGCAAGATAGAGAAGGATGAAGTGatgaggagggaaggggagggaacaggaGGGATCGGAGGACGAGGGAGAGGGTGGAAGTAAACATGAGAGGACAGGAGTTAATGAGAGGGCAGTAGGGAGTGAAAGGGATGGAGAacgagaagggagaggggagcagaAAACCCTGAGGAAAGGGAGGGGGCTGACCTGGCGTCATGGGGAACTTAGAACCGGtgctccctctgcctctgtgagGGTGTATGGAGGGGAGGGGTGCACCCCCCCTCTTGCCCCTGGTCCCATGGCAGATCCCCACCCTGGCCCCACTCCCTCAGTTGAGGAagcggcgacacttgcgggccCCGCAGTTGCAGGGCAGCTTGTTACTGGCGTCCTCGATGGGGAACTTGTAGTCGTAGGTGAGCTCCTCGCCCTGGTAGATCCTGCGCATAGCGAAGATGACGATGTGTTTCTGGCCCTCCACGTTGATCACACGCGAATAGCAGTTGGGCTCGCACGAGTGGTTGATGAAGCGGGCAGCGTTTCCGTGCATGGTGGCGTCCACTACCTCGAAGTCGTCGATGCGGAACATGTAACAGCCgatcccctgagggagagggacacaGGCAGAGTGGGTGGGGCACAGAAGGAGcaatggagggagggtgggagagtgCGAGGGAACAAACGAGAAAGTGGAGAAACACGAAGGGGGAGAAGGCGAGCAAGAACGAAGtaggaaagaatgagaggtggggAGGAATAGAATgataggggagagggagagagagagagaaaatattggggagggatgaagcaagagagacagagggaaggaacAAGATAGGAGTAACAGGTAGGGAGGGAACAGAAAAGAGAAGGAACGGGAGGGGTGAAGGAAGGAAAGATTTGAGTGACAGGTGGAGAAACAGGAGAAAGGTGAGAGAAGcggggagtggggagaagagggaggAGAAATTAAAGAGGGTGGGGGATTTAgagtgagggagggtgggggtatatggcatgaaaacagagcatggtaaggtacaggaataAAAGTAAACAGGAACTAGGCTGTCTGTTAAATAACTTCTTAAACATCTCTAATGATAGaaactggaactgtgcacggtgctcccggtgtgggtctgagcCAGCGATAccgagactggaactgtgcacggtgctcctggtgagggtcagacccagggatacggagactggaactgtgcacggtgctcccggtgtgggtctgacacagggatacggagactggaactgtgcacggtgctcccggtgtgggtctgacacaggggtACGGAGACTGGaaatgtgcacggtgctcccggtgtgggtctgacacagggatacggagactggaactgtgcacggtgcacccggtgtgggtctgacccagggatacggagactggaactgtgcacggtgctcccggtgtgggtctgagccagcgatacagagactggaactgtgcatggtgctcacaatatgggtctgacccagggatacggagactggaactgtgcacggtgctcccggtgtgggtctgagccagggatacggagactggaactgtgcccggtgctcccggtgtgggtctgacccagggatacggagactggaactgtgcacggtgctcccggtgtgggtctgagccagcgatacagagactggaactgtgcatggtgctcacaatatgggtctgacccagggatacggagactggaactgtgcacggtgctcccggtgtgggtctgagccagggatacggagactggaactgtgcccggtgctcccggtgtgggtctgacccagggatacagagactggaactgtgcatggtgctcacaatatgggtctgacccagggacatggagactggaactgtgcacggtgctcccagtgtgggtctgagccagggatacagagactggaactgtgcacggtgctcccggtgtgggtctgacccaaggatacggagactggaactgagcacggtgctcccggtttgggtctgacccagggatacggagactggaactgtgcacggtgctcccggtttgggtctgacccagggatacggagactggaactgtgcacggtgctcctggtttgggtctgacccagggatatggagactggaactgtgcacggtgctcccggtttgggtctgacccagggatacggagactggaactgtgcacggtgctcccggtgtgggtctgactcagggatacggagactggaactgtgcacggtgctccagtgtgggtctgacccaggaataTACAGACTGGAACTGGGTACCGTGATTCTGATGTgttctgacccagggatacagagacaggaAATGTGCAGTATACCCAGTGCTATGAGATGTCTGATAACCTCCAAGTTAGTGATTTCTCTGCCCAGGAGCAGATGAAGTACCCAGCAGGCTAAAATCCAGACATGCTGCCCACTACAAACCTTCAGGGTCATTTACCTTACTGTCGTAGTATTTCTCCCGCTTGTCCGTTAACACCGATCGAATAACAATTCCGGAATATTCTATCACCATCTCGCCTGCATCAATATTTCTCTTACAGAAGAGACCACGACCATGAATTGCAGACCTGTAAACAGAAGGGTGTTGTTCAGAGGGTGGGTGGTTGGGAGAGAGTTGGGTGGCGTGGCGGAGGGTGGGAGACGGGGGCTGTGGCAAAAGTGAGacggggggggtgggtggtgcgGCATCGACAGGGAGTTGGATGGCGGGGAGCACAGCTTACAAGGAGCATGTCCCTCACACCCGCCTGCCATGCTTGTCGGGACAGTGGAGGGCAAGTGGATGGGTGGGAAGGTGTGGGACGGAGAAGGTCCAGCACTGACCTGTACACACCCACTGCTTCTTTGGAAGTCTTTTTTAAGTGCCGGAACCTCATGGCCATTGGGAGGTCCATGCTAGTTGCGCGCCTGTGGATGACAAGGAAACTTAGACACTCCCCTCTCACCCGCAGTCTGCGGTGCCTCACTGCCAGCCCCAAACCGACAGGGGAATATGCATCTCTCACTGTAAACGGTGGggaccccagtctctcccacacccAGTGGCTCTCTCCAAACACTCTCTACACTTCAGCCTTGACAACCTTCCCCCGTCTCTGACTCACTTAGGCCCCGACACCCCATCTCTGTGCACCACTGtgtcctccacacccctccccgtctctgtgatcacacccagtccccacacccctccccgtctccgatcacatccagttcccacacccctccccgtctccaatcacatccagtccccacacccgtctccgtctgtgatcacatccagtccccacacccctccccgtctccgatcacatccagtccccacacccctccccgtctccgatcacatccagtccccacaccctccTCTGtctatcacatccagtccccacacccctctccgtctctcacatccagtccccacacccctcttcgtctgcgatcacatccagtccccacaccccttccCGAcactgatcacatccagtccccacagccctccccatctccgatcacatccagtccccacacccttcTCTGtctatcacatccagtccccacagacctccccatctgtgatcacctccagtccccacacccctctccgtctctcatcacatccagtcctcacacccctctccgtctctgatcacctccagtccctacacccttctgtgatcacatccagtccccacacccctccctgtcttcgatcacatccagtccccacacccctctccatctgtgatcacctccagtccctacacccctccccgtctccgatcacatccagtccccacacccctctccgtctctgatcacatccagtccccacacccctcttcaactgcgatcacatccagtccccacaccccttccCGACAcggatcacatccagtccccacagccctccccatctgtgatcacctccagtccccacacccctctccatctgtgatcacatccagtccccacacccctctccgtctgtgatcacatccagtccccataCCCCTCTaagtctctgatcacatccagtccccacacccctccctgtctccgatcacctccagtccccacacccctccccgtctccgatcaaatcctgtccccacacccctctccgtctatcacatccagtccccacacccctcccagtctccaaTCACACCCAGTCCGCACACCACTCCCCGTccgtgatcacctccagtcctcACAACCCTCCTCGTCTCCGATCACATCGAGTCCCCACACCACTCCCCGTCTCTCATCACATCCAGGCCTCACACCACTCCCCGTCTGTAACATCATCCAGTCCCCACATcactctccgtctgtgatcacatccagtccccacactcctccccgtctccgatcacatccagtccccacactcctcctcgtctccgatcacattcagtccccacacccctccccgactccgATCACAtcaagtccccacacccctcttcgtctgtgatcacctccagtccccacacccctctccgtctgtcatcacatccagtccccacacacctctctgtctgtgatcacctccagtccccacacccctctccgtctgtgatcacatccagtccccacactcctccccgtctctgatcacatccagttcccacacccctccccgtctccgatcaactccagtcc from Mobula birostris isolate sMobBir1 chromosome 8, sMobBir1.hap1, whole genome shotgun sequence harbors:
- the LOC140202318 gene encoding histone-lysine N-methyltransferase 2B-like, translating into MDLPMAMRFRHLKKTSKEAVGVYRSAIHGRGLFCKRNIDAGEMVIEYSGIVIRSVLTDKREKYYDSKGIGCYMFRIDDFEVVDATMHGNAARFINHSCEPNCYSRVINVEGQKHIVIFAMRRIYQGEELTYDYKFPIEDASNKLPCNCGARKCRRFLN